One segment of Tetrapisispora phaffii CBS 4417 chromosome 1, complete genome DNA contains the following:
- the TPHA0A00560 gene encoding GTPase-activating protein (similar to Saccharomyces cerevisiae MSB3 (YNL293W) and MSB4 (YOL112W); ancestral locus Anc_3.64), with amino-acid sequence MLNRILDSIGGGLISKTTVRVRSIQSEDGTRSAESSEAICVPDSSSSSSELDSTLNQTDMERGVAGFAIGPINDDNIISGIISSYENVSIADKSDNSDELEERSNSENKLLTVDIKSFDILNTVSCSTDVIIAQTTDVNDYDRYGFRKQSRYISKQDYDNWCDSYSIQCGKKKLKWEKYMESSGLACKSELPTRFPPKSEKFLNLVREGVPSEWRGNVWWHLVRGQYLLNKNKDTYKSLLLKVKEYQTLGDTSKLPEGDVIERDLNRTFPNNIHFQKEPFQNNEPKKITSLRNILLAYSIYNRDIGYCQSMNFLTGFLLLFMNEEKTFWMLVIITRRFLPGVHNLDLEGVNIDQGVLMLLMEGNLPTLWPYIEATCKSHSNKPYHLRRTNEFLHALPPITLCTASWFMCCFIGILPVETTLRVLDCLFYEGSSFLFRVSVNLIKLAEESILKDKPYETLFDYLIGSDKNSDERAENLSYVNADELNIEFFQVLQRIPRQLLDCDNFFDKVLFKRRASFKRFASGEGG; translated from the coding sequence ATGTTGAATAGGATCTTGGATTCTATTGGTGGTGGACTTATTAGTAAAACTACTGTGAGAGTAAGAAGTATACAGAGCGAAGATGGAACTAGAAGTGCAGAAAGTAGTGAAGCTATTTGTGTACCCGATTCTAGCTCATCAAGCAGTGAACTCGATTCAACTCTAAATCAAACAGATATGGAGCGTGGCGTTGCAGGGTTTGCTATTGGACCAATAAACGACGACAATATTATATCTGGTATAATTAGTAGCTATGAAAATGTGAGTATTGCCGACAAGAGCGATAATAGTGATGAACTAGAAGAAAGATCAAATTCAGAAAATAAGTTGTTAACCGTGGATATCAAAAGTTtcgatattttaaatacaGTTAGCTGTTCAACTGATGTTATAATAGCACAGACTACTGATGTGAATGATTACGATAGATATGGATTCAGGAAACAAAGCAGATATATATCAAAACAGGATTATGATAATTGGTGTGATTCCTATTCAATACAATGTGgcaagaaaaaattaaaatggGAAAAATACATGGAAAGCAGTGGACTTGCTTGCAAGAGTGAATTACCAACCAGGTTCCCTCCCAAAAGCGAGAAATTTCTAAATCTAGTTAGAGAAGGTGTTCCTTCCGAATGGAGAGGTAATGTATGGTGGCACCTAGTGAGGGGACAGTATCTATTGAACAAAAACAAGGATACATATAAATCATTACTATTAAAAGTTAAAGAATATCAAACTTTAGGAGATACATCCAAATTACCTGAAGGAGACGTAATTGAACGTGATTTAAATAGAACTTTTCCCAATAACATCCATTTCCAAAAGGAAccatttcaaaataatgaacCAAAAAAGATAACTTCCTTGCGTAATATTCTTCTGGCATATTCCATTTATAACAGAGATATTGGATATTGCCAGTCAATGAACTTTTTGACTGGCTTTCTTTTACTTTTTAtgaatgaagaaaaaactTTCTGGATGTTAGTAATAATTACGAGAAGATTTTTACCAGGGGTTCACAACCTTGATTTAGAAGGTGTGAACATCGATCAGGGTGTTCTTATGTTACTAATGGAAGGAAACTTACCTACTCTGTGGCCATACATTGAAGCTACTTGTAAGTCGCATTCAAACAAGCCTTACCATTTACGAAGAACAAATGAATTTCTTCACGCATTACCTCCTATAACTCTTTGCACAGCAAGTTGGTTTATGTGTTGTTTTATTGGAATACTACCAGTCGAAACTACCCTTCGAGTTTTAGATTGCTTATTTTATGAAGGTTCTAGTTTCCTTTTCAGAGTGTCAGTAAATCTAATTAAGTTAGCTGAAgaatcaattttaaaagataaacCCTATGAAACCCTCTTTGATTACTTAATCGGAAGTGATAAAAATTCTGATGAACGAGCAGAAAACTTATCGTATGTCAATGCAGACGAGTTGAATATCGAATTCTTTCAAGTTTTGCAAAGGATTCCAAGACAGTTGTTAGACTGTgacaatttttttgataaagtACTGTTCAAACGTCGTGCTagttttaaaagatttgCATCAGGAGAAGGTGGATAA
- the PUS4 gene encoding pseudouridine synthase PUS4 (similar to Saccharomyces cerevisiae PUS4 (YNL292W); ancestral locus Anc_3.67): MNGIFAIEKPTGITSNQFMMKLQHLLTNSQVFSKEIQRATTERIQQYQKETGKKASKRKLRKVSKVKMGHGGTLDPLASGVLVIGIGTGTKQLANYLSGTVKVYETEALFGVSTTSGDVEGDILSQNSVKHINIENLKTIPEKFIGSLKQTPPIYAALKMNGKPLHEYAREGKPLPRAIEPRQVNIYDLVIYPDSCSKNHNYDFLRKPTDELTEVTIKDLNANMLKDSLYFSKEFCEKYNKESELADVEPAIELSEEERAMIENDANYRAPLLHFKAKVSSGTYIRSLISDIGKAMRSSSYMVKLIRLQQQDWSLEKGNVFKMSDFTENDELVWSRVLELVLKEGASVNIADATAKIKIEVAKELEEQAQLARKNALETDTIAQTTTVTDDKLNLEQLTSNKRSIDEV; this comes from the coding sequence ATGAATGGTATATTTGCGATCGAAAAGCCTACTGGCATCACTTCAAATCAGTTTATGATGAAGTTACAACATCTATTGACAAATAGTCAAGTGTTCTCAAAAGAAATCCAAAGAGCAACTACCGAAAGAATACAACAGTACCAAAAGGAAACTGGCAAAAAGGCAAGTAAGAGAAAACTCCGTAAAGTTTCTAAAGTTAAGATGGGCCATGGTGGTACTTTGGATCCTCTTGCATCAGGTGTGCTAGTGATTGGTATCGGTACAGGTACAAAACAACTAGCAAACTATTTATCTGGTACAGTTAAAGTATACGAGACAGAAGCTTTATTTGGCGTTTCAACTACTTCTGGAGATGTTGAAGGTGATATTTTATCTCAAAATTCCGTAAAACATATTAAtatagaaaatttaaagacaATCCCAGAAAAATTCATTGGAAGTTTAAAGCAAACGCCACCAATATATGCAGCATTGAAAATGAACGGTAAACCACTGCATGAATATGCGAGAGAAGGGAAACCTTTACCTCGTGCCATTGAGCCCAGACaagttaatatatatgatttaGTTATATACCCAGATTCATGTTCAAAGAACCATAATTATGACTTTTTAAGAAAACCTACTGATGAATTAACAGAAGTGACAATCAAGGATTTAAATGCGAATATGCTCAAAgattctttatatttttcaaaagaattttgtgaaaaatacaataaagAATCTGAACTTGCAGATGTTGAACCTGCCATCGAACTTTCAGAAGAAGAGAGAGCTATGATCGAAAATGATGCAAATTACAGAGCTCCTTTATTACATTTCAAAGCCAAAGTGTCGTCGGGTACCTATATTCGTTCATTAATCAGTGACATTGGTAAAGCCATGAGGAGTTCTTCTTACATGGTTAAATTGATTCGTTTACAACAACAAGACTGGTCATTAGAAAAAGGAAATGTCTTCAAAATGTCTGATTTCactgaaaatgatgaacTGGTTTGGAGTAGAGTATTGGAACTAGTTCTTAAAGAAGGCGCGTCAGTCAATATAGCTGATGCGACAGCAAAAATTAAGATAGAGGTGGCCAAGGAATTGGAAGAACAAGCTCAATTAGCAAGGAAGAATGCACTTGAAACTGATACTATAGCGCAAACAACGACTGTGACTGATGATAAACTAAATTTAGAACAATTAACGTCTAATAAAAGGTCCATTGATGAAGTATGA
- the PCL1 gene encoding Pcl1p (similar to Saccharomyces cerevisiae PCL1 (YNL289W); ancestral locus Anc_3.70) codes for MTREHKNALRILMKSPVTDDMIKFLTHTTLNVLPNINNELPSPPVSPGNSKESKLPSLKTFITKLVRYTNVYTSTLLTTACYLKKLQRILPKDANGLPSTIHRIFLACLILSAKFHNDSSPLNKHWAEYTDGLFSLEDVNLMEVQLLALLNWDIRIKEEDLFIDLRYLLEPIIRDLEMSAQRKRHYKQQQQQQLLKAGPLTKDHTNSKVYNQRNISIDSNLSSLTLTESNSTVSLHSSRSMSTLNSRSSSPLYAKPPKSYVPNINQKVRRTEASESDWDLEDIMAQYGF; via the coding sequence ATGACCAGAGAACATAAGAATGCCTTACGTATCTTAATGAAATCCCCTGTTACCGATGATAtgattaaatttttgaCTCACACAACATTAAATGTCTTAccaaatatcaataatgaGTTACCATCACCTCCTGTGTCGCCAGGAAACTCCAAGGAATCGAAACTACCTTCATTAAAAACTTTCATAACAAAATTGGTCAGATACACAAATGTATACACATCTACATTATTAACAACAGCTTGCTACTTAAAGAAACTACAAAGAATTTTACCAAAGGACGCTAACGGATTGCCATCTACAATTCATCGTATCTTCCTAGCGTGCTTAATTTTAAGTGCTAAATTTCATAACGATTCTTCTCCATTAAACAAGCATTGGGCCGAATATACAGACGGTTTATTCTCTTTAGAAGATGTGAACCTAATGGAAGTTCAATTATTAGCTTTATTGAATTGGGACATTAGAatcaaagaagaagatcTATTCATTGATCTTAGATATCTGTTGGAACCAATTATTAGAGACTTAGAAATGTCAGCACAAAGAAAGAGACATTacaaacaacaacaacagcagcaGCTGTTGAAGGCCGGTCCTTTAACTAAAGATCATACCAACAGTAAAGTTTACAATCAAAGgaatatatcaattgattCTAATCTAAGTTCGTTGACATTGACTGAAAGCAATAGCACAGTAAGCTTACATAGCTCTCGCTCAATGAGTACCTTGAATAGTCGTTCTTCCAGTCCGTTATATGCTAAACCACCAAAAAGCTATGTGccaaatataaatcaaaaagtCAGAAGAACTGAAGCCAGTGAATCAGATTGGGATTTAGAAGATATAATGGCGCAATACggattttaa
- the TPHA0A00590 gene encoding SDR family oxidoreductase: MSVLVTGASGFIALHVINQLLEQNYKVIGTVRSEAKAEKLNRQFNNPNLTIEIAPDIANLDAFDEVLKKHSSAIDAVIHMASPLPSGNTDYETHYLIPALNGVKGIMNSIKKYAPHSVKRFVLTSSLAAIIDLKKMDGSEIFNEKSWNPITWEEAQTSTMMAYCGSKTFAEKAAWEFLKENKDIIDFQMVVINPGVVYGAQLFAEDVGEHLNGSCESANKLLHTPADVKETTKYEGEFIHVYDVAKAHVLAIQREDLVGKRLLLTNHGYSHQSSLNSMNKQFPQLKGVIPPYVSGEDEVPSICDSSVTKKLLGFPFKTYDEALYDLVHQVLKKEGRL, translated from the coding sequence ATGTCTGTGTTAGTTACAGGTGCGTCAGGATTCATTGCTCTACATGTTATCAACCAATTATTAGAACAGAACTACAAGGTAATTGGTACGGTAAGATCAGAAGCTAAGGCTGAAAAGTTGAACAGACAATTTAATAATCCtaatttaacaattgaAATAGCCCCTGATATTGCTAACCTTGATGCATTCGATGAAGTACTCAAGAAACATTCTTCAGCAATCGATGCTGTGATTCATATGGCATCCCCATTACCTTCAGGAAATACTGATTATGAAAcacattatttaattccaGCACTTAATGGTGTTAAAGGTATTATGAATTCTATCAAGAAATATGCCCCTCACTCAGTGAAACGTTTCGTTCTAACCTCCTCACTTGCTGCtattattgatttgaaaaagaTGGATGGTTCAGAGATTTTCAATGAAAAGAGTTGGAACCCTATTACTTGGGAGGAGGCACAAACATCAACTATGATGGCATATTGTGGCTCAAAAACTTTTGCTGAAAAAGCTGCATGGGAATTCttgaaagaaaacaaagatattattgattttcaGATGGTAGTTATCAACCCTGGTGTTGTTTATGGTGCTCAATTATTTGCTGAAGATGTTGGCGAACATTTGAACGGATCATGTGAATCAGCTAACAAATTGTTACACACTCCTGCCGACGTTAAGgaaacaacaaaatatgAGGGTGAGTTCATCCACGTTTACGATGTCGCAAAAGCTCATGTTCTAGCAATTCAAAGGGAGGATTTAGTCGGAAAGAGACTGTTGTTGACTAATCACGGTTACAGCCACCAATCATCGCTAAATTCTATGAACAAACAATTTCCTCAACTAAAAGGTGTCATCCCTCCTTATGTCAGTGGTGAAGACGAAGTTCCATCTATCTGTGATTCTAGCGtgacaaaaaaattattgggCTTTCCATTCAAAACTTATGATGAGGCTTTATATGATTTGGTCCATCaagtattaaaaaaagaaggCCGTCTATAA
- the MRPL10 gene encoding mitochondrial 54S ribosomal protein uL15m (similar to Saccharomyces cerevisiae MRPL10 (YNL284C); ancestral locus Anc_3.77), whose translation MLSLSSINGLLLRRNCISISQMNSNELLKTLALTRRYSLLGNLKPTEGSTKKYKRVGRGPSSGKGKTSARGQKGQKARSSVKPWFEGGQTPIYKLFPKVGFINVHATPMNELNLEKIQRFHNEGRLLLNEDNVLDMKTMKDIGLVTGVIKHGVKILTGRTVEYNLPIKIEASRASEKAIEAIEKAGGEFTAKYFNKLGLRAHLSPDWFLEKRGRLPLPARPIKRKDIDYYTKESSRSYLIKEDHPFYQDILNARSSQGSKSSRMVKGAKKSALEIQLEKLSSEATSNVSSFDSKVITLEDMQS comes from the coding sequence ATGTTATCCCTTTCCAGTATCAATGGGCTTCTATTAAGAAGAAATtgtatttcaatttctcAGATGAATAGTAAcgaattattaaaaacacTAGCATTAACTCGTCGATATTCATTGTTAGGTAATTTGAAACCAACAGAAGGGTCCACAAAGAAGTACAAGAGAGTGGGTCGTGGTCCTTCCAGTGGTAAAGGTAAAACCTCTGCAAGAGGTCAAAAGGGTCAGAAGGCAAGAAGCAGTGTTAAGCCATGGTTTGAAGGTGGTCAGACGCCTATTTATAAGTTATTTCCAAAGGTGGGTTTTATTAATGTGCATGCGACCCCAATGAACGAATTGAATCTAGAAAAAATTCAGAGGTTTCACAATGAAGGTAGATTGTTATTGAATGAAGACAATGTACTAGATATGAAGACAATGAAGGACATTGGGTTAGTAACAGGTGTTATTAAACATGGTGTGAAAATTCTAACCGGGAGAACAGTTGAGTACAATTTACCGATCAAGATTGAGGCATCTAGAGCCTCTGAGAAGGCGATTGaagcaattgaaaaagCCGGAGGTGAATTCACCGCTAAGtactttaataaattaggTTTACGTGCGCATCTAAGCCCTGATTGGTTTCTTGAGAAAAGAGGCAGATTGCCTTTACCTGCTAGGCCTATTAAAAGGAAagatattgattattataCAAAGGAATCTAGTCGCAGTTATTTGATCAAGGAAGATCACCCATTCTATCAAGATATTCTTAATGCCAGAAGTTCACAAGGCTCCAAGAGCTCTAGAATGGTCAAGGGAGCCAAGAAAAGTGCGTTGGAGATCCAGCTTGAGAAATTAAGTTCTGAAGCAACCTCAAACGTTTCCTCTTTCGACTCTAAAGTGATAACTTTAGAAGATATGCAATCTTGA
- the HCH1 gene encoding Hch1p (similar to Saccharomyces cerevisiae HCH1 (YNL281W); ancestral locus Anc_3.80): protein MVVVNPNNWHWVNKNTLKWSEEYFNETLRDFGGNLDDTKRVVITNIASVKGDSNVSQRKGKPICYFDLNLGLDVAIVDSSGKNDVEQDNDAPEIRGVISIPEFMHDEDDFEIIVKDLDRDHALLVNKEFVPQLRKLLLAYQTALLEEHSKGLQQ from the coding sequence ATGGTGGTCGTGAACCCTAATAACTGGCATTGGGTGAATAAGAACACCCTAAAATGGAGTGAAGAATATTTCAATGAGACGTTACGGGACTTCGGCGGCAACCTAGACGACACTAAACGTGTTGTGATCACCAACATTGCGAGCGTTAAGGGAGACTCGAATGTATCACAAAGAAAGGGTAAGCCGATCTGCTATTTCGATCTAAACCTTGGCCTGGATGTTGCTATTGTTGACAGCAGCGGAAAGAATGACGTGGAACAAGACAACGACGCACCTGAGATCAGGGGAGTGATATCCATCCCTGAATTCATGCACGATGAAGACGATTTTGAGATCATCGTCAAGGATCTCGACAGAGACCATGCTCTTTTAGTCAACAAAGAGTTCGTCCCACAATTAAGAAAGCTACTCCTAGCATATCAAACTGCACTACTAGAAGAACACTCCAAAGGTCTTCAACAGTAG
- the TPHA0A00620 gene encoding sugar porter family MFS transporter (similar to Saccharomyces cerevisiae ITR1 (YDR497C) and ITR2 (YOL103W); ancestral locus Anc_3.84), whose product MSRNRIPMFRDEDELETSAALQNGERFDLDTISDSQSLHNRHSSAGAGANGAGGSGSAESLGGNSQDSDDKLKLDGMHQHVFSHELDDELHNSGSNDYKEFLENNDRIRIKPVNDEDDTSVIINFNQGISPFIVILTFVASISGFLFGYDTGYISSALISIGNDLDNRPLTYGDKEFITAATSLGALISSIFAGTAADVFGRKPCLMFSNLMFVVGAIVQITAHKFWQMTAGRLVMGFGVGIGSLIAPLYIGEIAPRKIRGRLTVINSLWLTGGQLIAYGCGAGLTKVNNGWRILVGLSLIPTVVQFTCFLFLPDTPRYYVMKGDYDMANKVLHRSYTGTADDVINLKIEELKELNTSIPGKNRMHVIWNTIKILHTEPSHFRALIIACGLQGIQQFTGWNSLLYFSGTIFETVGFSNSSAVSIIVSGTNFIFTLVTFFCIDKIGRRKILLIGLPGMTAALVVCSIAFHFIGIKFDGNDAYVEHSGFSGWGIVIIVFIIVFAAFYALGIGTVPWQQSELFPQNVRGIGTSYATATNWTGSLVIASSFLTMLQNITPTGTFAFFAGLSAISTVFIYLCYPELSGLELEEVQYILKDGFNIKASEELAKKRKQQADNVDQKLHTLKFEPTQEIIEE is encoded by the coding sequence ATGTCTCGTAATAGGATCCCCATGTTTAGGGACGAAGACGAGTTAGAAACGAGTGCAGCGTTGCAGAATGGGGAAAGGTTCGATCTGGACACAATCTCCGACTCGCAGAGTCTGCATAACAGGCACTCTTCTGCTGGTGCTGGTGCTAATGGTGCCGGCGGTTCCGGGTCGGCCGAGAGTCTCGGCGGTAACTCACAGGACTCAGACGATAAACTGAAACTCGACGGGATGCACCAGCACGTCTTCAGTCACGAGCTGGATGACGAGCTGCACAACAGCGGCAGCAACGACTACAAAGAGTTCTTGGAGAACAACGACCGTATCCGCATCAAGCCAGTCAACGACGAGGACGACACGTCCGTtatcatcaatttcaaCCAAGGCATCTCTCCTTTCATTGTGATACTGACCTTTGTGGCCTCCATCTCTGGGTTCCTGTTTGGTTACGACACGGGTTACATCTCGTCGGCGTTGATCTCCATCGGAAACGATCTGGACAATAGACCATTGACGTATGGTGATAAGGAATTCATCACTGCTGCGACATCATTGGGTGCCTTGATCTCAAGTATCTTCGCAGGCACAGCTGCCGACGTCTTTGGTAGAAAACCGTGTCTGATGTTCTCCAACTTGATGTTCGTCGTGGGCGCCATCGTCCAGATAACCGCCCACAAGTTTTGGCAGATGACTGCGGGTAGACTAGTCATGGGGTTTGGTGTCGGTATCGGCTCCTTAATCGCCCCGTTGTACATCGGTGAGATTGCCCCAAGAAAGATTAGAGGCAGACTGACGGTCATCAACTCGCTGTGGCTTACAGGTGGTCAATTGATCGCCTACGGCTGTGGTGCCGGTCTTACCAAAGTCAACAACGGTTGGAGGATTCTTGTTGGGTTATCCTTGATCCCAACGGTGGTGCAATTCACTTGTTTCCTGTTCTTACCAGACACTCCAAGATACTACGTCATGAAGGGTGACTACGACATGGCAAACAAAGTTCTGCACAGATCGTACACCGGCACTGCTGATGATGTAATCAATTTAAAGATCGAAGAACTAAAGGAATTGAACACTTCCATCCCAGGGAAGAATCGTATGCACGTCATTTGGAACACCATCAAGATCTTACATACCGAACCCTCCCATTTTAGAGCGCTTATCATTGCATGTGGGTTACAAGGTATCCAACAATTCACAGGTTGGAACTCGCTGCTGTATTTCTCTGGCACAATTTTCGAAACCGTAGGGTTCTCAAATTCGTCGGCCGTCTCCATCATTGTCTCAGGTaccaatttcattttcactTTAGTGACATTCTTCTGCATCGACAAGATCGGTCGTAGAAAGATCTTACTGATCGGCCTGCCAGGTATGACCGCTGCGTTAGTTGTCTGTTCCATTGCGTTCCATTTCATTGGTATCAAATTCGACGGAAACGACGCGTACGTCGAACACAGTGGCTTCTCAGGATGGGGTATTGTCATCATCGTATTCATCATTGTGTTTGCTGCCTTTTATGCTTTAGGTATCGGTACTGTTCCATGGCAACAAAGTGAACTGTTTCCGCAAAACGTTAGAGGTATTGGTACCTCATATGCCACTGCCACCAACTGGACTGGTTCCTTAGTCATCGCATCTTCATTCTTGACAATGTTGCAGAATATCACTCCGACAGGTACATTCGCATTTTTTGCAGGTCTATCTGCTATCTCCACCGTGTTCATTTACTTGTGTTATCCAGAGCTGTCTGGCTTGGAATTAGAAGAAGTACAATACATTTTGAAAGACGGTTTTAACATCAAGGCCTCGGAGGAATTAGcaaagaagagaaaacaACAAGCAGACAATGTAGATCAAAAGTTACATACTTTGAAATTCGAGCCTACGCAAGAGATCATTGAGGAATAG
- the RSM28 gene encoding mitochondrial 37S ribosomal protein mS46 RSM28 (similar to Saccharomyces cerevisiae RSM28 (YDR494W); ancestral locus Anc_3.87) has protein sequence MLRNFVGRRFYSNPSGGVTNDFLQQILERAKNATAAKANVSKLKNLTGGNIPRKFAGSRNRNDKNNRRFNRKPDNREQSAVKPQAVLTSTKENAFNSMIEQTQFSRKSADSGFKKVFSENEQLLDEFSSSGNKLRHYNKDKPAERNRSSRLKRHVPRLSLKSQKNDTSIVSRINRKITPATTNYVPQETTLHSLLRYQPMLSHSRDSRLISCAVETLKENSFPIVSSINLGFGKKNNSLTCNYASNVGSYKGGNNLKLDKERLFKNLEIIINEDKLQKQVLGKYDILPRYTKENFATMSNNAKKLEELERNSEIVRTSLFNNTNISNNAKALLLDICSGMKPISELSNQHD, from the coding sequence ATGCTGCGTAACTTTGTGGGCCGTCGTTTTTATAGCAATCCTAGCGGAGGTGTAACCAATGATTTTTTACAGCAGATTTTAGAGAGAGCCAAGAATGCAACTGCTGCTAAAGCAAATGTTTCTaagttgaagaatttgaCTGGAGGGAACATACCAAGAAAGTTCGCTGGATCTAGAAACAGAAATGACAAAAACAACAGGAGATTTAATCGTAAGCCCGATAACAGGGAACAGTCTGCTGTTAAACCGCAAGCTGTTCTTACAAGCACGAAGGAGAATGCTTTCAATTCGATGATAGAACAAACCCAATTCAGTAGGAAAAGTGCTGACAGTGGTTTTAAGAAGGTGTTCAGTGAGAATGAAcaattattagatgaattTTCTAGTTCTGGAAACAAGTTGAGACATTACAACAAAGATAAACCTGCCGAAAGAAACAGGTCGAGTAGATTGAAAAGACATGTTCCACGTTTATCGTTGAAATCACAAAAAAACGATACCAGTATCGTGTCTCGTATCAATAGAAAGATCACGCCAGCCACCACGAACTATGTTCCGCAAGAGACCACTCTACATTCATTATTGAGATATCAACCAATGCTATCTCATTCTAGGGACTCCAGGTTGATTTCTTGTGCTGTAGAGacattgaaagaaaattcGTTCCCTATCGTTTCTTCTATCAACCTTGGTTTTGGCAAGAAAAACAACTCCCTAACTTGCAATTATGCATCCAACGTGGGATCATACAAGGGTGGGAACAATTTAAAACTTGATAAAGAAAGATTATTTAAGAACTTAGAAATTATCATCAATGAGGACAAATTACAAAAGCAAGTGTTGGGCAAATACGACATCTTACCAAGATACACGAAGGAAAATTTTGCTACGATGAGTAATAATGCAAAGAAATTGGAAGAACTTGAACGTAACAGTGAAATAGTGAGAACCAGTTTATTCAACAACACCAACATCTCAAATAATGCAAAGGCATTATTATTGGATATATGTTCTGGAATGAAACCGATTTCTGAGTTATCAAACCAACATGATTAA
- the IZH1 gene encoding PAQR-type receptor (similar to Saccharomyces cerevisiae IZH1 (YDR492W) and IZH4 (YOL101C); ancestral locus Anc_3.90), producing the protein MVNINTVHRGEEQSSKLSRRRFSVSKNGTVLLESTEIVETYSKKLYSFHELPEWQKDNELIIQGYVRETNSWFKCFHSLSYFHNESINIYTHLIPGLVYFIMLLFYTDLLVVPSFPSTTIMDYIVIDFYLLGAFICLVGSSCFHCLKQHSEDQSNFWSKIDYVGIICLISCSLISLLYYGYFDHFIYFKVFTLITLILATICTVCVLDERFNAKNFRPIRAGFFVVFATSAVIPICTGLIKFDYVEVINRIQLRFVGWETFFYVVGALLYGYRIPEIFAPGRFDLVGSSHQIFHVMVVIGSLFHLKAVIGSYEFMHKSLNVIETAIQ; encoded by the coding sequence ATGGTAAATATTAACACTGTTCACAGAGGTGAAGAGCAAAGCTCAAAGCTGAGTAGAAGAAGGTTTTCAGTCTCGAAGAATGGTACTGTACTGTTGGAGTCTACGGAGATTGTGGAGACATATTCTAAGAAATTATATAGTTTCCATGAGCTGCCAGAATGGCAAAAGGATAATGAACTGATAATACAAGGATATGTTCGTGAGACAAACTCATGGTTCAAATGTTTCCATTCGTTGAGTTATTTCCACAATGAGTCCATTAATATCTACACACATTTGATTCCAGGGTTggtttattttattatgttGCTATTTTACACGGATTTATTGGTGGTTCCTTCGTTCCcatcaacaacaataatggATTACATAGTGATCGATTTCTATTTATTAGGTGCGTTTATCTGTTTAGTAGGAAGCAGCTGTTTCCATTGTTTGAAACAACATTCGGAGGATCAATCAAATTTCTGGAGTAAAATCGATTATGTCGGTATCATTTGTTTGATATCGTgttctttaatttctttactTTACTACGGTTACTTCGACCATTTCATATACTTCAAAGTATTTACATTGATTACTTTAATATTGGCCACTATATGCACAGTATGTGTCCTGGACGAAAGATTCAATGCAAAGAACTTCAGGCCAATAAGAGCTGGTTtctttgttgtttttgCAACAAGTGCAGTCATCCCAATCTGCACCGGTTTGATAAAGTTCGATTACGTTGAAGTCATAAACAGAATTCAATTAAGATTTGTTGGGTGGGAAACCTTCTTTTATGTGGTAGGTGCCCTATTATACGGTTACAGAATACCCGAAATCTTCGCACCAGGTAGATTTGATTTAGTGGGCTCATCTCATCAGATCTTCCACGTGATGGTAGTAATAGGTTCCTTATTCCATCTCAAGGCTGTCATTGGATCCTATGAGTTCATGCATAAAAGCTTAAACGTCATCGAGACTGctattcaataa